A genomic window from Anthocerotibacter panamensis C109 includes:
- a CDS encoding metal ABC transporter ATP-binding protein produces the protein MVHEISIQVQGVTVSYSGNVALRDAYLELRSGSIGGLVGPNGAGKSTLFKSIMGLVSPTKGQVVVQGKPIKAAQKANLVAYVPQAEEVDWTFPVSVWDVVMMGRYGYMNILRIPQAKDRKVCEESLELVQMSEFRNRQIGELSGGQKKRAFLARALAQQGTVMLLDEPFTGVDVKTEKTIIDLLLNLRDAGHTVLISTHDLGSVSSFCDQVILVNRTILAYGPTQEVFTEENLTRTFGGMLRNLRFDTPQPTPST, from the coding sequence TTGGTACACGAAATCAGTATTCAGGTCCAGGGTGTCACCGTTAGCTATAGCGGCAACGTCGCCCTACGAGATGCCTATCTCGAACTGCGCTCAGGCTCGATTGGGGGCTTGGTTGGACCCAACGGGGCGGGCAAATCCACGCTTTTCAAGTCGATCATGGGGCTGGTGAGCCCGACTAAAGGGCAGGTCGTCGTCCAGGGTAAACCCATCAAAGCCGCCCAAAAGGCCAACCTCGTCGCCTATGTCCCCCAAGCGGAGGAAGTGGACTGGACTTTCCCGGTCAGTGTCTGGGACGTGGTCATGATGGGGCGCTACGGCTATATGAACATTTTGCGCATTCCCCAGGCCAAGGACCGCAAGGTGTGCGAGGAATCCCTGGAATTGGTGCAGATGAGTGAGTTTCGCAACCGTCAGATCGGAGAATTGTCCGGGGGGCAAAAAAAACGAGCTTTTCTGGCTCGGGCTTTGGCACAGCAGGGGACGGTCATGCTCTTGGACGAGCCCTTCACGGGCGTGGACGTCAAGACCGAAAAAACGATTATCGATCTGCTCCTCAACCTGCGGGATGCGGGGCATACGGTCCTCATCTCGACCCATGACCTAGGTTCGGTGAGCAGCTTCTGTGATCAGGTGATCCTAGTCAACCGGACGATCTTGGCCTATGGTCCAACCCAAGAAGTCTTCACCGAAGAGAACCTGACGCGTACTTTTGGCGGGATGCTCCGCAATTTGAGATTTGACACCCCCCAACCCACACCTAGTACTTGA
- a CDS encoding YggT family protein codes for MFDLILPTLANFLVYYSYIIIGRVLLSWFPNIDWFSQPWATLSQLTDPYLNLFRRFIPPIGGLDISPIVALLLLQFVSGAVSSVA; via the coding sequence ATGTTTGATCTCATTTTGCCAACCCTGGCTAACTTCCTGGTCTATTACAGCTACATCATCATTGGTCGGGTTCTGCTCTCTTGGTTCCCTAATATCGACTGGTTCTCCCAGCCGTGGGCTACGCTCAGCCAGTTGACAGACCCCTACCTCAATCTGTTTCGCCGCTTTATCCCGCCGATAGGGGGCTTGGATATCTCTCCTATTGTGGCGCTCCTGTTGCTGCAATTTGTCTCAGGTGCCGTAAGTTCTGTTGCCTAA
- a CDS encoding NUDIX domain-containing protein, translating into MTPTYRNPAPTVDILIELVDRPHRPIILIERRFEPYGWALPGGFVDYGETVEAAARREAQEETCLMVDLIEQFHVYSDPHRDLRKHTLSIVFIAQAMGEPQAADDAKGLSIFEPWRIPTDLCFDHDQILRDYFRYRDYGLRPRLC; encoded by the coding sequence ATGACCCCGACCTACCGTAACCCCGCCCCCACGGTCGATATTCTCATCGAACTTGTGGACCGTCCCCACCGGCCCATCATCTTGATTGAGCGCCGCTTTGAGCCCTATGGCTGGGCGCTTCCGGGGGGCTTTGTAGACTATGGCGAGACGGTCGAGGCAGCAGCCCGACGCGAGGCGCAGGAGGAGACGTGTCTGATGGTAGACCTCATAGAGCAGTTCCATGTCTACTCCGATCCCCACCGCGACCTGCGTAAGCACACCCTGAGCATCGTCTTTATTGCGCAGGCAATGGGAGAGCCCCAAGCCGCCGATGACGCCAAGGGCTTAAGTATCTTTGAACCCTGGCGCATCCCGACGGATCTATGTTTTGACCACGACCAAATCCTGCGCGACTATTTTCGCTATCGAGACTATGGCCTACGTCCCCGTTTGTGCTGA
- a CDS encoding metal ABC transporter permease yields the protein MDLSLFQAIWGWFAEPLQYEFIQKAILVSALVGVVCSALSCYITLKGWSLMGDAVSHAVLPGVVLSYIANVPFSIGAFIFGLGSAVGIGFIRSQTRIKEDASMGIVFTGAFALGLVLVSKTPSNIDLQHILFGNVLGITNADMLQTFIISGVTLTTILVFRKDLLLFCFDPTHARAIGLNTQLLNYMLLALLSLTIVAAQQTAGITLVVAMLITPGATAYLWTDRFDRMIWIAVGIGVITSVMGTYLSYHLDASTGGTIVLLMTGFFLATALLAPKHGLLGRVFKFQAAGKTAVGAIESTPSS from the coding sequence ATGGATTTGTCGCTCTTTCAAGCTATTTGGGGCTGGTTCGCCGAGCCCTTGCAGTATGAATTCATCCAAAAGGCAATTCTCGTCAGTGCTCTGGTGGGTGTGGTCTGTTCGGCGCTCTCTTGCTACATCACGCTCAAGGGCTGGTCGCTGATGGGGGATGCGGTCTCCCATGCAGTGCTTCCGGGCGTGGTCCTCTCCTATATCGCCAATGTACCCTTTTCGATAGGGGCGTTTATTTTTGGGCTGGGATCGGCGGTTGGGATCGGCTTTATCCGGTCGCAGACGCGCATCAAAGAGGACGCCTCCATGGGCATTGTCTTTACGGGGGCTTTTGCGCTAGGTCTGGTGCTTGTCTCTAAGACTCCCAGCAATATTGACCTGCAACATATCTTGTTCGGCAATGTCCTAGGCATCACCAATGCCGACATGCTCCAGACGTTTATTATTAGCGGGGTAACGCTCACCACGATCCTGGTATTCCGTAAGGATCTGCTGTTATTTTGTTTTGACCCGACCCACGCCCGTGCTATCGGCCTCAATACCCAATTGCTCAACTACATGCTCCTTGCGTTACTCTCCTTGACCATTGTGGCAGCGCAGCAGACTGCCGGGATTACGCTGGTGGTAGCGATGCTCATCACCCCTGGAGCGACAGCCTATCTATGGACCGACCGCTTTGACCGCATGATCTGGATTGCAGTGGGCATCGGTGTCATCACGAGTGTGATGGGCACCTACCTGAGCTATCATCTGGATGCCTCTACCGGAGGGACAATTGTGTTGCTGATGACGGGCTTTTTCCTCGCCACAGCCCTCTTGGCTCCCAAGCACGGGCTACTCGGACGCGTCTTTAAGTTCCAGGCTGCCGGAAAAACTGCGGTTGGGGCGATTGAGAGTACGCCCTCCAGTTAG